In a genomic window of Agarivorans albus:
- a CDS encoding HDOD domain-containing protein — MSLTITAAEKAILADLSIPPRPQVLLTITQETKKAEPDVAVIAEAIASDVGISGAVLQIVNSAAFRRLNEIKSIHQAVMTLGINRVFPIVKAVALKGAMPASKVLDKFWLEANLLASCAAATAEELGFESAKDNAYMLGLFHQAGVPALLQSFPEYESLLAEANDMGWTHLAERERSEYGTTHATVAALIAQQWSLPKVMIEAIYYQHDADGLFSSQELGKSSLLMLAILKIARIVAYRKLGVSSEEEAWQESYDGLLAFLNLEDQQLEDTLSAVLEAQA; from the coding sequence ATGTCTTTAACGATAACTGCGGCCGAAAAAGCGATTTTGGCGGATTTGTCTATTCCCCCTCGGCCTCAAGTTTTGTTAACGATTACTCAAGAAACAAAAAAAGCCGAGCCCGATGTAGCAGTTATTGCAGAGGCAATAGCTAGCGATGTAGGGATCTCTGGTGCGGTGTTGCAAATTGTTAACTCCGCTGCGTTTCGTCGCTTAAACGAGATTAAATCGATTCACCAAGCGGTGATGACTTTAGGCATTAATCGGGTATTTCCTATTGTTAAAGCGGTTGCCTTAAAAGGGGCAATGCCAGCCTCTAAAGTATTGGATAAATTTTGGTTAGAGGCTAACTTACTGGCTAGTTGCGCAGCGGCTACCGCTGAAGAGCTAGGCTTTGAATCGGCCAAAGATAATGCTTATATGCTGGGTTTGTTTCATCAGGCTGGCGTACCAGCTTTGCTACAGTCTTTCCCTGAATATGAAAGCTTACTCGCCGAGGCCAATGACATGGGATGGACTCATCTCGCGGAACGTGAACGCAGTGAATATGGGACAACTCATGCCACTGTGGCTGCACTTATTGCGCAGCAATGGAGCCTGCCTAAGGTGATGATAGAAGCCATTTATTATCAACACGATGCAGATGGCTTATTTAGTTCGCAAGAGCTGGGTAAATCATCGCTGCTAATGTTAGCAATACTAAAAATAGCGCGTATTGTTGCTTACCGTAAACTGGGAGTAAGCAGTGAAGAAGAAGCTTGGCAGGAGAGCTACGACGGCTTGTTAGCTTTCTTGAACTTGGAAGATCAGCAGTTAGAAGACACATTAAGTGCGGTGCTAGAGGCGCAGGCATAA
- a CDS encoding DUF1415 domain-containing protein gives MSNSSPSGDISEAEYQQHTMRWVKDFVVEYNICPFAKRELERGSIRYQVAMSDDIEELLQQLVVECQLLDNQPDVETTLFITPCLSCFDDYLDCLYWAEKIISKQGYDGVYQLASFHPDYCFAGEADTAPSNYTNRSPYPVFHLIREATVSRLTRLHPDPEGIPEHNIALTEELGISSLKQILASCKL, from the coding sequence ATGAGTAATTCCTCCCCCAGTGGTGATATAAGCGAAGCTGAATATCAGCAGCACACGATGCGCTGGGTGAAAGATTTTGTGGTTGAATACAATATTTGTCCTTTTGCAAAGCGCGAATTAGAGCGTGGTAGTATTCGCTACCAAGTAGCGATGAGCGACGATATTGAAGAGTTATTGCAGCAATTAGTTGTAGAATGCCAGCTCTTAGATAATCAGCCCGACGTTGAAACAACCTTGTTTATCACCCCCTGCTTAAGCTGTTTTGATGACTATTTAGATTGTTTGTATTGGGCGGAGAAGATCATAAGCAAGCAAGGCTATGATGGCGTTTACCAGCTAGCTAGCTTTCATCCCGACTACTGTTTTGCTGGAGAAGCAGATACAGCGCCAAGTAACTATACTAATCGTTCGCCTTATCCGGTATTTCACTTAATTCGTGAAGCAACGGTGAGTCGCTTAACTCGACTTCATCCTGATCCTGAAGGGATCCCTGAGCACAACATTGCGCTTACCGAAGAACTGGGGATTTCATCACTAAAACAGATTTTGGCGAGCTGTAAATTGTAG
- a CDS encoding LysR family transcriptional regulator — protein sequence MFAGLVDFVTVVETGSFTAAADKLHSSKASISQRVSDLEHRLGVQLLYRSTRKLRLTDAGESYYQSCRQGLELLEDGALAAQQLQHHLQGKIKINSLGGIFAEQWLAPALLTFRQEHPNIDIELDLSSQREDLLSSPFDIVFRMGALPDSSLQVRVLSQLNTHVVASPEYLAANGLPKHPEELRHHQCICGTVSQWPFQKNGQKLLVSVNGSFACPNGHVLKQAAIEGFGFIRTHDMYLRDALEAGQLKTVLEDWQVVSQPLWMVFPPARYRSKRVTKLADWLVDYAKRQAI from the coding sequence ATGTTCGCAGGGCTGGTTGATTTTGTCACCGTAGTTGAAACCGGCAGTTTTACTGCCGCTGCCGATAAGCTGCATAGTTCTAAGGCTAGCATTAGCCAAAGGGTGAGTGATTTAGAACATCGTTTAGGAGTGCAGCTGTTATATCGTTCGACCCGCAAGCTACGTTTGACTGATGCAGGGGAGAGTTATTATCAAAGCTGTCGTCAAGGCCTAGAGTTGCTGGAAGATGGAGCTCTAGCAGCCCAACAGCTGCAACATCATTTACAAGGCAAGATAAAAATAAACTCCTTAGGCGGCATTTTTGCAGAGCAATGGCTGGCGCCGGCTTTGCTTACGTTTCGCCAAGAACATCCAAACATTGATATCGAGCTAGATTTGTCGTCACAACGGGAAGACCTATTGAGCTCTCCTTTTGATATTGTATTTCGAATGGGAGCTTTGCCCGATTCGAGTTTGCAGGTAAGGGTGTTAAGCCAGCTAAATACGCATGTGGTCGCTAGCCCTGAGTACTTAGCGGCTAATGGCTTGCCCAAGCACCCCGAAGAGTTGCGTCATCATCAGTGTATTTGTGGCACGGTGTCGCAGTGGCCTTTTCAAAAGAATGGGCAAAAGTTATTGGTATCGGTAAATGGTTCGTTTGCCTGCCCTAATGGACACGTACTAAAACAAGCCGCCATTGAGGGTTTTGGTTTTATTCGTACTCACGATATGTACTTGCGTGACGCGCTAGAAGCAGGGCAGTTAAAAACAGTGTTAGAAGATTGGCAGGTAGTAAGCCAACCGTTATGGATGGTGTTTCCTCCGGCACGTTATCGCTCGAAACGAGTAACTAAGCTAGCTGATTGGCTGGTAGACTATGCCAAAAGGCAAGCCATTTAG